One segment of Actinomycetota bacterium DNA contains the following:
- a CDS encoding ornithine cyclodeaminase family protein has protein sequence MAEVLVLSEADVAGLLDLEPLLAALGQALQSFSAGRAAAPPRVATWAEGGGLGAMPVHLPGVALGAKLVSVFPANHERGRPSHQALIALFDPDDGTPVAVMDGTRITAARTGATAAVAAGALARPDAAVLAILGAGVQGRSHLDAFPLVRDFRDIRVASRTPAHADALAAAHPAARAVASFEEAAAGADVVCCCTDAREPILELAWLAPGTHLSSVGGSFGPELDPATMHAGRVFVEWRGAAANPPPAGAHELQGLDPATLTEVGEVLAGTRPGRTSPDELTIYKSTGHAVEDAAAADLVYRRALESGAGVTVSI, from the coding sequence GTGGCCGAGGTGCTGGTGCTCAGCGAGGCGGACGTTGCCGGCCTGCTCGACCTGGAGCCGCTGCTGGCCGCGCTCGGCCAGGCCCTGCAGAGCTTCAGCGCCGGTCGGGCCGCGGCACCGCCGCGGGTCGCGACCTGGGCCGAGGGCGGCGGGCTGGGGGCGATGCCGGTGCACCTGCCCGGGGTCGCCCTCGGGGCCAAGCTGGTCAGCGTCTTCCCCGCCAACCACGAGCGGGGCCGCCCGTCCCACCAGGCGCTGATCGCGCTCTTCGACCCCGACGACGGCACCCCGGTCGCGGTCATGGACGGCACCCGCATCACCGCCGCCCGCACCGGGGCCACGGCCGCGGTGGCGGCCGGCGCCCTGGCCCGGCCCGACGCGGCCGTGCTGGCCATCCTCGGCGCCGGCGTCCAGGGCCGCTCCCACCTGGACGCGTTCCCGCTGGTGCGCGACTTCCGCGACATCCGCGTGGCCTCCCGCACCCCCGCCCACGCCGACGCCCTGGCCGCCGCCCACCCGGCGGCCCGGGCGGTCGCGTCGTTCGAGGAGGCGGCCGCCGGGGCCGACGTGGTCTGCTGCTGCACCGACGCCCGCGAGCCCATCCTGGAGCTCGCCTGGCTCGCCCCCGGCACCCACCTGAGCTCGGTCGGGGGCAGCTTCGGCCCCGAGCTCGACCCGGCGACCATGCATGCCGGCCGGGTCTTCGTCGAGTGGCGCGGCGCCGCCGCCAACCCGCCCCCGGCCGGCGCCCACGAGCTCCAGGGCCTCGACCCCGCCACCCTCACCGAGGTCGGCGAGGTCCTCGCCGGCACCCGCCCCGGCCGCACCTCCCCCGACGAGCTCACCATCTACAAGTCGACCGGCCACGCCGTCGAGGACGCCGCCGCCGCCGACCTGGTCTACCGCCGCGCCCTGGAGTCGGGCGCGGGCGTGACGGTCTCGATCTGA